The DNA region AGCACACCCGGTTGCACCTATCTTCGTGAAAGGTGAGGATTGAAACGGCGGCCAAATCCGTCGCTCGTCGGCACACTCCAGTTGCACCTATCTTCGTGATAGGTGAGGATTGAAACCCCCACCCAGCGCCAACAACGCTGCCAGCCACAACGTTGCACCTATCTTCGTGATAGGTGAGGATTGAAACGTCCAGGAACAGCACTCCCGTGCCGTTCCTGAACAGTTGCACCTATCTTCGTGATAGGTGAGGATTGAAACTCCGCCGGGTTCCCCGCCAGGACGATCGATACACGCGTTGCACCTATCTTCGTGATAGGTAAGTGTTGAGGCACGATGAGAGACGACTCAGATCGCGGAGAGAGGGGGGGCACCTGTCTGGGGGAGAGGGATGAGGAGGAACGGCTCAGCGAATTGGCTCGCGAAAGTGAAGCGCAACTCGGCGATAGCGTGCAGGCGTATCCTCGATGCCGAGCGCGGCAAGCACATCATCAGGGCGACCAGCCCGTCCCTGCTCTGCCACAAGGCGCATCCTGATCTCCGCTTCTCCCTCCTGCCAGTTGCTCAGCTCCAGCGATAGGATCAGCGGGCGGAGATCGAAAGAGCGCCTCTTTCCGCCCCGATCCCGTTCGATCGGGATCGCCTCACGCGCGAGCAGCGCTCCGATCTGCTCCTCCAGTTCGGCTCGAGAACGCGTCGTCTCGAAGCAGACGACATAGTCAGCAGCAACGATCAGTCGCGCCAACGGCTTGCCGCTTGCCGGCCACGCTTCAAGCACTTCCACATCCGGCGGCAGCTGCGGCCGAAGCGCCGCGACCACTTCATCCGCTGACACCGCTTCGCGGAAGCCCAGCTCAACTAGCTCCTGCTCGCCCACAACCCCAACCGCAAGCGGCAGCGCAAACGAGATCGCCGGGCTCGGTGAAAAGCCTCCTGAATAAGCAAGCGGCAGCCCGGCGCGTCGACAGGCGCGCACAAACAGCCGCATCAGATCAAGATGCGAGATATATTTCACCGCCTCGCCGCGCCGAAACAGCAAGCGCAGCCGGCTCT from Dehalococcoidia bacterium includes:
- a CDS encoding TIGR03936 family radical SAM-associated protein, with protein sequence MLFRRGEAVKYISHLDLMRLFVRACRRAGLPLAYSGGFSPSPAISFALPLAVGVVGEQELVELGFREAVSADEVVAALRPQLPPDVEVLEAWPASGKPLARLIVAADYVVCFETTRSRAELEEQIGALLAREAIPIERDRGGKRRSFDLRPLILSLELSNWQEGEAEIRMRLVAEQGRAGRPDDVLAALGIEDTPARYRRVALHFREPIR